One genomic region from Rosa rugosa chromosome 1, drRosRugo1.1, whole genome shotgun sequence encodes:
- the LOC133720067 gene encoding probable disease resistance protein At5g66900, giving the protein MFDPVDILFEELYAGVKELIKKNTIFDPTLKAIKTKLDSLKLVILKMAECNEALDIPREELEGLEEVMKDGKELVLKCSKIHSGNYYKLYKYANKLLKWDESLQGVLSILNVQSNRDVRTIAVAVGHIEAEVGSIKAVINEMKENFVIQNHSAGVPNAWCALPELPEFLVGLDEALSELKMKLLKDGVSRLVLTAPGGCGKTTLATKFCQDKQVKVKFKEKIFFITISKRPNLDLVVQELRQSSMGSKVPTFESEVIAVRWLQEFLKETGENPLLLVLDDV; this is encoded by the exons ATGTTTGATCCAGTCGATATACTATTCGAGGAGCTGTATGCTGGTGTTAAAGAGCTGATAAAAAAGAATACCATATTCGATCCCACACTCAAAGCCATCAAAACCAAGCTAGACTCTCTAAAACTAGTGATCCTAAAGATGGCAGAATGCAACGAGGCACTGGATATCCCAAGGGAGGAACTAGAAGGTCTAGAAGAAGTAATGAAGGATGGCAAGGAGCTTGTTCTCAAGTGCTCAAAGATCCACTCTGGCAACTACTACAAACTGTACAAATACGCCAACAAACTCCTTAAATGGGATGAATCTCTTCAAGGAGTGTTGAGTATACTGAATGTACAGAGCAACAGGGATGTCAGGACAATCGCAGTTGCTGTAGGACATATAGAGGCTGAAGTAGGGAGTATAAAGGCGGTGATCAACGAAATGAAAGAGAATTTTGTGATACAGAATCACTCTGCAGGGGTACCTAATGCTTGGTGTGCATTACCTGAACTTCCAGAGTTTCTTGTTGGATTGGATGAGGCTTTGAGTGAACTGAAGATGAAGCTTCTTAAGGATGGGGTGTCAAGGCTGGTGCTGACTGCTCCTGGAGGATGTGGGAAGACTACTTTAGCAACCAAATTCTGTCAAGATAAGCAAGTCAAAG TTAAATTCAAGGAAAAAATCTTTTTTATTACCATCTCAAAAAGACCAAACTTGGACCTTGTTGTTCAAGAACTGCGTCAATCAAGTATGGGTTCCAAGGTTCCCACTTTTGAAAGTGAAGTAATTGCGGTTAGGTGGCTGCAAGAGTTTCTGAAGGAAACAGGAGAGAATCCTTTGTTGTTGGTCCTCGATGATGTTTGA